A stretch of Streptosporangiales bacterium DNA encodes these proteins:
- a CDS encoding mycoredoxin, with translation MSAQVTMYSTPWCGYCRRLKSQMEREGIAFAEVDIEQDPEAADYVMSVNGGNQTVPTLVFPDGSALTNPSIAQVKAQLATV, from the coding sequence ATGTCGGCCCAGGTGACGATGTACTCGACGCCGTGGTGCGGCTACTGCCGCCGGCTCAAGAGCCAGATGGAGCGCGAGGGCATCGCGTTCGCAGAGGTCGACATCGAGCAGGACCCCGAGGCCGCCGACTACGTCATGAGCGTCAACGGTGGCAACCAGACCGTCCCGACGCTGGTCTTCCCGGACGGCTCGGCGCTGACCAACCCGTCGATCGCCCAGGTCAAGGCGCAGCTCGCCACCGTCTGA
- a CDS encoding AAA family ATPase, with protein MVAERVLQGLDPEQRAVAEAVEGPVCVLAGAGTGKTRAITHRIAYAVHRGTVPAGQLLAVTFTTRAAGEMRGRLRALGVPSVQARTFHSAALRQLRFFWPRVVGGPPPQIVESKVRFVLDAARRCGLTLGRAELRDVTGELEWAKAGQIRPDRYVREAKRTGRRPPVSSDDVARVYATYEDIREQRNMLDFESVLELTAGMLVEHTDVAAEVHRQYRHFVVDEFQDVNPLQKLLLDAWLGDRHDLCVVGDPNQTIYSFTGATPSYLLNFADEHPGTRLIRLERDYRSTPEVVRLANAVIDRARDRNPAHHLTLVAQRETGPEPEIAAYDDEQAEAMAVAARARDLVEAGTPPAEIGVLFRINAQSEAFEQAFAEVDVPYVVRGAERFFDRPEVREASVLLRAAARSDDDPDRSLADRVADVLGASGYRRQAPTGGGAARERWESLAALVRLSADLAAADSDASLGTLVAELDERSAVQHAPTPDGVTLASLHSAKGLEWDAVFLVGLTDGTMPIVYAETPEQVEEERRLLYVGVTRARQRLLLSWSRARQPGGRANREPTRFLTGLMSSVGAAREPAGARRAVTPKSGPTPCGVCGRKLSGAVERKLGHCLTCPGDVDGDLFARLVEWRRSAAGDQHVPAFVVFTDATLTAIAEQRPSTHKELSAVAGVGTRKVDLYGPAVLALVRGEEPGVTSAD; from the coding sequence ATGGTGGCCGAGCGGGTGTTGCAGGGGCTCGATCCCGAGCAGCGCGCGGTGGCCGAGGCCGTCGAGGGCCCCGTCTGCGTGCTCGCCGGCGCGGGCACGGGCAAGACCCGTGCCATCACGCACCGCATCGCCTACGCGGTACACCGCGGCACCGTCCCCGCGGGTCAGCTGCTCGCGGTCACGTTCACGACCCGGGCGGCGGGGGAGATGCGCGGCCGGTTGCGCGCGCTCGGCGTGCCGTCCGTGCAGGCCCGCACGTTCCACTCGGCGGCGCTGCGCCAGCTGCGGTTCTTCTGGCCGCGCGTGGTGGGCGGCCCGCCGCCGCAGATCGTCGAGAGCAAGGTCAGGTTCGTGCTCGACGCCGCGCGCCGGTGCGGCCTCACCCTCGGACGCGCCGAGCTCCGCGACGTCACCGGAGAGCTGGAGTGGGCGAAGGCCGGCCAGATCCGGCCCGACCGCTACGTCCGCGAGGCCAAGCGCACCGGCCGGCGTCCGCCGGTGAGCTCGGACGACGTCGCGCGCGTGTACGCGACGTACGAGGACATCCGCGAGCAGCGCAACATGCTCGACTTCGAGTCCGTGCTCGAGCTCACCGCGGGCATGCTCGTCGAGCACACCGACGTCGCCGCGGAGGTGCACCGGCAGTACCGCCACTTCGTCGTCGACGAGTTCCAGGATGTCAACCCGCTGCAGAAGCTGCTGCTCGACGCCTGGCTCGGCGACCGGCACGATCTCTGCGTCGTCGGCGATCCCAACCAGACCATCTACTCGTTCACCGGCGCGACCCCCTCGTACCTCCTGAACTTCGCCGACGAGCACCCCGGCACCCGGCTGATCCGGCTCGAACGCGACTACCGGTCGACCCCCGAGGTCGTCCGGCTCGCCAACGCCGTCATCGACCGCGCGCGCGACCGCAACCCCGCCCACCACCTCACCCTCGTCGCCCAGCGCGAGACGGGACCCGAGCCGGAGATCGCGGCGTACGACGACGAGCAGGCCGAGGCCATGGCCGTCGCCGCCCGCGCCCGCGACCTCGTCGAGGCGGGCACCCCGCCCGCCGAGATCGGCGTGCTGTTCCGCATCAACGCCCAGTCCGAGGCGTTCGAGCAGGCCTTCGCCGAGGTCGACGTGCCGTACGTCGTCCGCGGCGCCGAGCGCTTCTTCGACCGTCCCGAGGTGCGCGAGGCGAGTGTCCTGCTCCGGGCGGCGGCGCGGTCCGACGACGACCCCGACCGGAGCCTGGCCGACCGGGTCGCCGACGTCCTCGGCGCGTCCGGGTACCGCCGGCAGGCACCCACCGGAGGCGGAGCGGCACGCGAGCGGTGGGAGTCGCTCGCGGCGCTCGTCCGCCTGTCCGCCGACCTCGCGGCCGCCGACTCCGACGCGTCGCTCGGCACCCTCGTCGCCGAGCTCGACGAGCGGTCGGCTGTCCAGCACGCCCCCACTCCCGACGGCGTGACGCTCGCCAGCCTCCACTCGGCGAAGGGCCTGGAGTGGGACGCCGTCTTCCTGGTCGGCCTGACCGACGGCACGATGCCGATCGTCTACGCCGAGACGCCCGAGCAGGTCGAGGAGGAGCGCAGGCTGCTCTACGTCGGGGTCACCAGGGCGCGGCAGCGGCTGCTGTTGTCCTGGTCGCGCGCGCGGCAGCCGGGTGGACGGGCCAACAGGGAGCCGACCCGCTTCCTCACCGGACTGATGTCGAGCGTGGGGGCGGCCCGTGAGCCGGCGGGCGCGCGCCGTGCCGTCACCCCCAAGAGCGGCCCGACACCGTGCGGCGTGTGCGGGCGCAAGCTTTCCGGCGCCGTCGAGCGCAAGCTCGGGCACTGCCTCACCTGTCCCGGCGACGTCGACGGCGACCTGTTCGCGCGACTCGTCGAATGGCGCAGGTCTGCCGCGGGCGACCAACACGTCCCGGCCTTCGTCGTCTTCACCGACGCCACGCTCACGGCGATCGCCGAGCAGCGCCCGAGCACGCACAAGGAGCTGTCCGCGGTCGCCGGAGTCGGCACCCGCAAGGTTGACCTGTACGGCCCGGCCGTCCTCGCCCTGGTGCGCGGTGAGGAGCCCGGCGTCACCTCCGCGGACTGA
- a CDS encoding AAA family ATPase, giving the protein MHAPTFRLVRRPPETGIAPTLDDAQRRVVAHPGGPLLVRAGPGTGKTTTLVEAVVDRIAGRGFAPEQVLVLTFSRKAAAELRERITARLGRTTQEPLALTFHAYAYALVRKAAVANGEPPPRLLSGPEHLVEIRRLLAGEVTDGATEWPEALRPALLTRGFAEEVRDLMLRVTERDHTSADLDTLAGEYGRREWEAVAGFMDRYAGRFDIEWARAFDYASLVREAITLMDDPDPRGVGAYERDTRRAVFVDEYQDTDPAQEGLLRALAGQGRDLTVVGDPDQSIYGFRGAEVGCIERFPEVFRTVDRRSADVVDLRTSRRFGTTLLAASRGVAARLPGGASTHRMLTSDRTGEPGEVEVDLVQSREQEAAHVADVLRRAHLVDGVPWERMAVLVRSASLQASPLHRALTAAGVPVVVAGDEVPLVLEPAVRPLLLALRAVVRPDTLDEETATELLCGPLGGADRLSLRRLRRALRETEQLAGGTRPVTTLLASALLDERELTLVPPEIRGPAERLARTLEATAKIVAGGSAEDALWELWHGAGLAERWRDASLRGGFRGQQADRDLDAVCALFDAVARYADRMPGGSVESFLDDLVAQEIPGDTLGEQAPRTDSVRLLTAHRSKGLEWDLVVVAGVQDGIWPDTRLRGTLLGVEEFVEVAQGNQPLVPSIAAKLLEEERRLFYVAVTRARRRLVVTAVLGGVDGDEQPSRFLGDLGVEPREVSATRMRALTLPSLVAELRATVADAGRLTEVRRVAAGHLARLAGDGVRGADPDEWYATTTPSSDLPLFDEDERITLSPSQVEGFDACGLRWLLERAVGAQDNGAPQTVGNVVHALASLVAEPGEADLDDLQSTLSEVFGRLDFESRWYARRRESDAAEMVERFVGWHTHNPRSLLAVEQPFDVETGRLRLAGRVDRVERDRHGRAYVVDLKTGKSGPRDEAIGRHPQLGVYQLAARLGAFAALGVDEPGGASLVHLGKGKKVKVQAQQALGDDDESGWADDLVQGVAARMSAARFVARVNPYCGSCRVRSSCPLQDEGGQVRP; this is encoded by the coding sequence GTGCACGCCCCGACCTTCCGGTTGGTCCGGCGCCCCCCGGAGACCGGAATCGCCCCGACGCTGGACGACGCCCAGCGTCGCGTCGTCGCGCACCCGGGCGGTCCGCTGCTCGTCCGGGCGGGTCCCGGCACCGGCAAGACGACCACGTTGGTCGAGGCCGTCGTCGACCGGATCGCCGGTCGGGGGTTCGCTCCCGAGCAGGTTCTCGTGCTCACGTTCAGCCGCAAGGCGGCCGCCGAGCTGCGCGAGCGCATCACCGCGCGCCTCGGCCGCACCACGCAGGAGCCGCTCGCGCTGACGTTCCACGCCTACGCGTACGCCTTGGTCCGCAAGGCCGCCGTGGCGAACGGCGAGCCGCCGCCGCGGCTGCTGTCGGGGCCCGAGCACCTCGTCGAGATACGCCGCCTGCTCGCGGGCGAGGTCACCGACGGCGCCACCGAGTGGCCGGAGGCGCTGCGCCCGGCACTGCTCACCCGCGGGTTCGCCGAGGAGGTGCGCGACCTGATGCTGCGGGTCACCGAGCGCGACCACACCTCGGCCGACCTCGACACGCTCGCCGGCGAGTACGGCCGGCGCGAGTGGGAGGCCGTGGCCGGGTTCATGGACCGGTACGCGGGCAGGTTCGACATCGAGTGGGCGCGGGCGTTCGACTACGCGTCGCTCGTCCGGGAGGCGATCACGCTGATGGACGACCCCGACCCGCGCGGCGTGGGTGCGTACGAGCGCGACACCAGGCGTGCGGTGTTCGTCGACGAGTACCAGGACACCGATCCCGCCCAGGAGGGGCTGCTGCGCGCGCTCGCCGGGCAGGGCCGTGACCTCACCGTCGTCGGCGACCCCGACCAGTCCATCTACGGGTTCCGCGGCGCCGAGGTCGGCTGCATCGAACGGTTCCCCGAGGTGTTCCGCACGGTCGACCGGCGGTCGGCCGACGTCGTCGACCTGCGCACCTCCCGGCGCTTCGGCACCACGCTGCTCGCCGCGTCCCGCGGGGTGGCCGCGCGGCTGCCCGGCGGCGCGTCCACGCACCGCATGCTCACATCCGACCGCACCGGCGAGCCCGGCGAGGTCGAGGTCGACCTCGTGCAGAGCCGCGAGCAGGAGGCCGCCCACGTCGCCGACGTGCTGCGTCGCGCCCACCTCGTCGACGGTGTGCCGTGGGAGCGCATGGCCGTGCTCGTCCGCTCCGCGAGCCTGCAGGCGTCGCCGCTGCACCGCGCCCTCACCGCCGCGGGGGTGCCGGTGGTCGTGGCCGGCGACGAGGTGCCGCTGGTGCTCGAACCCGCCGTACGCCCGTTGCTCCTCGCGCTGCGCGCCGTCGTGCGTCCCGACACCCTCGACGAGGAGACCGCCACCGAGCTGCTCTGCGGGCCGCTCGGCGGCGCCGACCGGCTGTCACTGCGCCGGCTGCGGCGTGCGTTGCGCGAGACCGAACAACTCGCCGGTGGCACCCGTCCGGTCACCACGCTGCTGGCGTCCGCCCTGCTCGACGAGCGCGAGCTCACCCTCGTCCCGCCGGAGATCCGCGGCCCCGCCGAGCGGCTGGCCAGGACCCTCGAAGCGACCGCCAAGATCGTGGCGGGCGGCTCGGCGGAGGACGCCCTGTGGGAGCTGTGGCACGGCGCGGGCCTCGCCGAGCGCTGGCGCGACGCGAGCCTGCGCGGCGGGTTCCGTGGCCAGCAGGCCGACCGCGACCTCGACGCCGTCTGCGCGCTGTTCGACGCCGTCGCGCGCTACGCCGACCGTATGCCGGGCGGCAGCGTCGAGAGCTTCCTCGACGACCTGGTGGCGCAGGAGATCCCGGGCGACACCCTTGGCGAGCAGGCCCCGCGCACCGACTCCGTCCGCCTGCTGACCGCCCACCGGTCGAAGGGGCTGGAGTGGGACCTCGTCGTCGTCGCCGGCGTCCAGGACGGCATCTGGCCCGACACCCGGCTGCGCGGCACCCTGCTCGGCGTCGAGGAGTTCGTCGAGGTCGCGCAGGGCAACCAGCCGCTCGTCCCGTCCATCGCCGCCAAGCTGCTCGAGGAGGAGCGGCGGCTGTTCTACGTCGCGGTCACCAGGGCGCGCCGGCGGCTCGTCGTCACCGCCGTGCTCGGCGGCGTCGACGGCGACGAGCAGCCGTCGCGGTTCCTCGGCGACCTGGGCGTCGAGCCCCGCGAGGTCTCGGCGACCCGGATGCGCGCGCTGACTCTGCCGTCGCTGGTGGCGGAGCTGCGCGCGACCGTCGCCGACGCCGGCCGGCTCACCGAGGTGCGGCGCGTGGCCGCCGGTCACCTCGCCCGCCTCGCCGGCGACGGCGTCCGCGGCGCCGACCCCGACGAGTGGTACGCCACGACCACCCCGTCCAGCGACCTCCCGCTGTTCGACGAGGACGAGCGCATCACCCTGTCGCCCTCGCAGGTGGAGGGGTTCGACGCGTGCGGCCTGCGGTGGCTGCTCGAGCGCGCGGTCGGCGCGCAGGACAACGGCGCCCCGCAGACCGTCGGCAACGTCGTACACGCGCTCGCGTCCCTCGTCGCGGAGCCCGGCGAGGCCGACCTCGACGACCTGCAGTCCACCCTGTCGGAGGTGTTCGGCCGGCTCGACTTCGAGAGCCGCTGGTACGCGCGCCGCCGCGAGTCCGATGCGGCGGAGATGGTCGAACGCTTCGTCGGCTGGCACACCCACAACCCGCGCTCCCTGCTCGCGGTGGAGCAGCCGTTCGACGTCGAGACGGGCCGGTTGCGTCTCGCCGGTCGCGTCGACCGGGTCGAGCGCGACCGGCACGGCCGGGCATACGTCGTCGACCTCAAGACCGGCAAGTCGGGTCCGCGCGACGAGGCGATCGGCCGGCACCCGCAGCTCGGCGTCTACCAGCTCGCCGCGCGCCTCGGCGCCTTCGCGGCCCTCGGCGTCGACGAGCCGGGCGGCGCGTCGCTCGTCCACCTGGGCAAGGGCAAGAAGGTCAAGGTGCAGGCGCAGCAGGCGCTCGGCGACGACGACGAGTCCGGCTGGGCCGACGACCTCGTGCAGGGCGTCGCCGCCCGGATGTCGGCGGCGCGGTTCGTCGCCCGCGTCAACCCGTACTGCGGCTCGTGCCGCGTCCGCTCGTCCTGCCCGCTGCAGGACGAGGGCGGCCAGGTTCGCCCATGA
- a CDS encoding MBL fold metallo-hydrolase, with product MDGIARLLLGTFVRPPEETGTGRPRVEAVYGYVIRHDRGLVLLDTGLGRGGEDTEAWYRPQRIPLQRALGDRGVALDQIDVVVNCHLHFDHCGGNPLLAGRPIICQREELTTARAGDYTMEHLVDYPGCRYELLDDEAEIWPGVHVIPTPGHGDGHQSLVVECDDGSVVLAGQSHDTASAWSADVLAASAPILGHAEPLPRAPSWMTRLLEFDPKRVIFAHDAAVWEPA from the coding sequence ATCGATGGCATCGCGAGGTTGCTCCTCGGCACGTTCGTGCGCCCGCCCGAGGAGACCGGCACCGGGCGGCCCCGAGTCGAAGCCGTCTACGGCTACGTGATCCGACACGATCGCGGCCTGGTGCTGCTGGACACCGGTCTGGGTCGAGGTGGCGAGGACACCGAGGCCTGGTACCGACCGCAGCGGATCCCGTTACAACGGGCCCTGGGTGATCGCGGAGTCGCGCTGGATCAGATCGACGTCGTGGTGAACTGTCACCTGCACTTCGACCACTGCGGTGGCAACCCCTTGCTGGCAGGCAGGCCCATCATCTGTCAGCGGGAAGAGCTCACGACAGCTCGAGCCGGTGACTACACGATGGAGCACCTCGTGGACTATCCCGGCTGCCGGTACGAACTACTGGACGACGAAGCCGAGATCTGGCCAGGAGTGCATGTAATACCCACCCCTGGCCACGGCGACGGTCACCAGTCGCTGGTGGTGGAGTGTGACGATGGCTCCGTGGTGCTGGCAGGCCAGTCACACGACACCGCGTCGGCATGGAGCGCGGACGTTCTCGCTGCCTCGGCCCCGATCCTCGGCCACGCGGAACCGCTGCCTCGCGCACCATCCTGGATGACGCGCCTGCTGGAGTTCGATCCGAAACGGGTCATCTTCGCCCACGACGCCGCAGTGTGGGAGCCAGCCTGA
- a CDS encoding WhiB family transcriptional regulator — protein MSATVFELFEAPFAEDLDLPCRAQDPELFFAESPADVEFAKALCRDCPVRTQCLASALERREPWGVWGGELFVQGVVVPRKRPRGRPRKSEVAA, from the coding sequence ATGTCCGCGACCGTGTTCGAGCTGTTCGAGGCGCCCTTCGCCGAGGACCTCGACCTGCCGTGTCGTGCGCAAGACCCCGAGCTCTTCTTCGCCGAGTCGCCGGCCGATGTGGAGTTCGCGAAGGCGCTGTGCCGGGACTGTCCGGTACGTACGCAGTGCCTTGCCTCGGCACTCGAGCGGCGCGAGCCGTGGGGTGTCTGGGGTGGAGAGCTCTTCGTGCAGGGCGTCGTCGTACCGCGCAAGCGGCCGCGAGGACGTCCGCGCAAGTCCGAGGTGGCTGCCTGA
- a CDS encoding AAA family ATPase, with the protein MSVTSLPARYAYSPSDLARMCGALPPTPEQAAVIGAPVAPCVVVAGAGSGKSETMARRVVWLVANGVVRPEHVLGLTFTRKAARELGVKVRGWLDRLRALPEFGTPAEYERLAGDPTIATYHAYAGRIYRMHALRDGAEPGARLVTPAVQWQLAYGVVARYDGPMDAVEWVPATVTAAVLELSGEMAEHLVSPSDVLFEGERWVDRVAASPKNRSALVTRLLKNQLVRTQLLPLVEGYRRAKHEAGLLDHDDQMAAAARLAVRHPAVGGTERSLFAACLLDEFQDTSHSQLTLLRALFPDGFPVMAVGDPAQSIYSWRGATAGNLRRFPGDFPQADGRPATRLDLTWSFRNAERVLGVANRVMEPLGATDVSPRLVPAPVLEDPGRVECALVETIDDEAAWVGSRIAGLLDTGDLHPREIAVLVRKRSQIPRIREALERRDVPVEVVGLTGLLTVPAVADVVSTLRVLHDPTANASLIRLLAGARWRIGARDLVALGRRARHLVRADREPPAATDPPDPFAGVVMSDLDLGSLADALDDPGPAAAYSAPAHARFLDLAAELRVLRERAHLPLPELVAEVERTLRLDIEVAARPGVDPRAARAELDAFAEEAARFSRDDERPTLAAFLAYLDAAEQQESGLEIPQVGDSDSVKVMTVHAAKGLEWPVVCVPGLASGGKASIFPARAQTSTSWTDNARLLPFPLRGDARDLPRLDGVSRDDAQRYATACAERQEAEERRLFYVAVTRAQRLLCCTGYHWGLGITPLGPSAFLTEVRDVCAAGAGEVVSWIEAKDGDNPLLEQPLTAPWPLEREPDGELAAGERLVREASTTLPMALPTAGDDWATDVELLLAELAQTRRIHEVPVELPDHLSVSALVALARDPDRFALDLRRPVPHRPEPQARRGTAFHRYLEARWGQQRLFGPDDEPGAGDAGGASDAELAELAERFEASAWADRTPVDVEVPFDMLVEGVLVRGRMDAVFADGAGGYEVVDWKTGHPPNDVDEARSAAVQLAAYRLAWSRLRDVPIDRVHAAFHYVRTDDTVRPVDLLDADGLSAMIRDLPAPAE; encoded by the coding sequence ATGAGCGTGACATCTCTTCCCGCGCGGTACGCGTACTCGCCGTCCGACCTCGCCCGCATGTGCGGCGCACTGCCGCCGACCCCGGAGCAGGCCGCCGTCATCGGCGCTCCGGTTGCCCCGTGCGTGGTCGTCGCGGGCGCGGGGTCTGGCAAGAGCGAGACGATGGCGCGCCGCGTCGTCTGGCTGGTCGCCAACGGCGTCGTCCGCCCCGAGCACGTGCTCGGCCTCACCTTCACCCGCAAGGCCGCGCGCGAGCTCGGGGTCAAGGTGCGGGGCTGGCTCGACCGGCTCAGGGCACTGCCGGAGTTCGGCACCCCGGCGGAGTACGAGCGGCTCGCCGGCGATCCGACGATCGCGACGTACCACGCGTACGCCGGCCGCATCTACCGCATGCACGCGCTGCGCGACGGCGCGGAGCCCGGCGCGCGCCTGGTCACCCCCGCGGTCCAGTGGCAGCTCGCCTACGGCGTCGTCGCCAGGTACGACGGCCCGATGGACGCCGTCGAGTGGGTCCCGGCGACCGTGACCGCCGCGGTGCTCGAGCTCTCCGGTGAGATGGCCGAACACCTCGTCTCGCCGTCCGACGTGCTGTTCGAGGGTGAGCGCTGGGTCGACCGCGTCGCCGCGTCGCCGAAGAACCGGTCCGCGCTGGTGACCAGGCTGTTGAAGAACCAGCTGGTCCGCACCCAGCTGCTGCCGCTGGTCGAGGGCTACCGGCGCGCGAAGCACGAGGCGGGCCTGCTCGACCACGACGACCAGATGGCGGCCGCCGCTCGCCTCGCCGTCCGTCATCCCGCCGTCGGTGGCACGGAGCGTTCGCTGTTCGCGGCCTGCCTGCTCGACGAGTTCCAGGACACCAGCCACAGCCAGCTGACCCTCCTCCGCGCGCTGTTCCCCGACGGCTTCCCCGTGATGGCCGTCGGTGACCCGGCGCAGTCGATCTACTCCTGGCGCGGGGCGACCGCGGGCAACCTGCGCAGGTTCCCCGGCGACTTCCCGCAGGCCGACGGGCGTCCGGCCACGCGGCTCGACCTGACCTGGAGCTTCCGCAACGCCGAGCGCGTCCTCGGCGTCGCCAACCGGGTCATGGAGCCGCTCGGCGCCACCGACGTCAGCCCCCGGCTGGTCCCGGCACCGGTGCTCGAGGACCCGGGCCGGGTCGAGTGCGCGCTCGTCGAGACCATCGACGACGAGGCCGCGTGGGTCGGCTCGCGCATCGCTGGGCTGCTCGACACCGGCGACCTGCACCCGCGCGAGATCGCGGTGCTCGTCCGTAAGCGCAGCCAGATCCCGCGCATCCGCGAGGCGCTCGAACGCCGTGACGTGCCCGTCGAGGTCGTCGGCCTCACCGGCCTGCTGACCGTGCCCGCTGTCGCCGACGTCGTCTCGACGCTGCGGGTGCTCCACGACCCCACCGCCAACGCGTCGCTGATCCGGCTGCTCGCGGGTGCCAGGTGGCGCATCGGCGCGCGCGACCTCGTCGCGCTCGGCCGGCGCGCCCGCCACCTCGTCCGCGCCGACCGGGAGCCGCCGGCGGCTACCGACCCGCCAGACCCGTTCGCGGGCGTCGTCATGTCCGACCTCGACCTCGGCAGCCTCGCCGACGCGCTCGACGATCCCGGTCCTGCGGCGGCGTACTCCGCGCCGGCGCACGCGAGGTTCCTCGACCTGGCCGCCGAGCTGCGGGTGCTGCGCGAGCGCGCCCACCTGCCACTGCCCGAGCTGGTCGCCGAGGTCGAGCGCACCTTGCGCCTCGACATCGAGGTCGCGGCGCGGCCCGGCGTCGACCCGCGTGCGGCGCGCGCCGAGCTCGACGCGTTCGCCGAGGAGGCCGCGAGGTTCTCCCGCGACGACGAGCGCCCGACGCTGGCGGCGTTCCTCGCCTACCTCGACGCCGCCGAGCAGCAGGAGTCGGGGCTCGAGATCCCGCAGGTCGGCGACTCCGACAGCGTCAAGGTGATGACCGTGCACGCGGCGAAGGGCCTGGAGTGGCCCGTGGTCTGCGTGCCCGGCCTCGCGAGCGGCGGCAAGGCGTCGATCTTCCCCGCCCGGGCGCAGACGTCCACGAGCTGGACCGATAACGCGCGGCTGCTGCCGTTCCCGCTGCGCGGCGACGCGCGCGACCTGCCGCGGCTCGACGGCGTGAGCAGGGACGACGCCCAGCGCTACGCCACCGCCTGCGCGGAGCGCCAGGAGGCGGAGGAGCGCCGGCTCTTCTACGTCGCGGTCACCAGGGCGCAGCGGCTGCTGTGCTGCACCGGCTACCACTGGGGTCTCGGCATCACCCCACTCGGCCCGTCGGCGTTCCTCACCGAGGTGCGCGACGTGTGCGCCGCGGGCGCGGGTGAGGTCGTGTCGTGGATCGAGGCGAAGGACGGCGACAACCCGCTGCTCGAACAACCGCTCACCGCGCCGTGGCCGTTGGAGCGCGAACCCGACGGCGAGCTCGCCGCGGGGGAGCGGCTGGTGCGCGAGGCGTCGACGACCCTGCCGATGGCGCTGCCGACCGCGGGCGACGACTGGGCGACCGACGTCGAGCTGCTGCTCGCCGAGCTGGCGCAGACCAGGCGCATCCACGAGGTGCCCGTCGAGCTGCCCGACCACCTGTCGGTGTCCGCGCTCGTCGCGCTCGCGCGCGATCCCGACCGGTTCGCCCTCGACCTGCGCCGGCCGGTCCCGCATCGGCCCGAGCCGCAGGCCAGGCGCGGCACCGCGTTCCACCGCTACCTCGAGGCGCGCTGGGGCCAGCAGCGCCTGTTCGGACCCGACGACGAGCCTGGCGCGGGCGACGCCGGCGGCGCGAGCGACGCCGAGCTCGCGGAGCTGGCCGAGAGGTTCGAGGCGAGCGCGTGGGCCGACCGCACCCCGGTCGACGTCGAGGTGCCGTTCGACATGCTCGTCGAGGGCGTGCTCGTCCGCGGCCGGATGGACGCCGTGTTCGCCGACGGCGCCGGCGGCTACGAGGTCGTCGACTGGAAGACCGGCCACCCGCCCAACGACGTCGACGAGGCGCGCAGCGCAGCCGTCCAGCTCGCCGCCTACCGGCTGGCCTGGTCACGCCTGCGCGACGTGCCGATCGATCGGGTGCACGCCGCGTTCCACTACGTCCGCACCGACGACACCGTCAGGCCCGTCGACCTGCTCGACGCCGACGGCCTGTCCGCGATGATCCGCGACCTCCCCGCCCCAGCCGAGTAA
- the nudC gene encoding NAD(+) diphosphatase produces MTSIAGLPLSRSDVDRGSYLREDAEALEERWQADGTRVLVVDDGQTLVEESGAELALLTTAEAPDGERYFLGHADDRAYFAVRAPLPDGRAGVRAGGLREIGVTLGPRDAGLAVHAVALERWHANHQHCPRCGTPTVVVQGGSQRDCPNDGSSHFPRVDPAVIMLVYDDDDRCVLARQTVWPNGRYSVLAGFVEPGESLERAVAREVEEEVNLVVDDVRYVASQPWPFPSSLMLGFTARVVGGELRPDDHEIVEARWFSRDGLADAVRAGEVLPPNRVSIARRLVENWYGGPLEG; encoded by the coding sequence GTGACTAGCATCGCCGGCCTGCCGTTGTCGCGTTCCGACGTCGACCGGGGGTCGTACCTCCGCGAGGACGCCGAGGCGCTCGAGGAGAGGTGGCAGGCCGACGGAACGCGCGTCCTCGTCGTCGACGACGGGCAGACCCTCGTCGAGGAGTCCGGTGCCGAGCTGGCGCTCCTCACCACGGCGGAGGCCCCGGACGGCGAGCGCTACTTCCTCGGTCATGCCGACGACCGCGCCTACTTCGCGGTGCGCGCGCCGCTGCCCGACGGTCGCGCCGGTGTGCGGGCGGGCGGGCTGCGCGAGATCGGCGTCACCCTCGGCCCGCGCGACGCGGGACTCGCCGTCCATGCTGTCGCGCTCGAACGTTGGCACGCCAACCACCAGCACTGTCCGCGCTGCGGCACCCCGACGGTCGTCGTGCAGGGCGGCAGCCAGCGTGACTGTCCCAACGACGGCAGCAGCCACTTCCCGCGGGTCGACCCCGCGGTGATCATGCTGGTGTACGACGATGACGACCGCTGCGTGCTGGCACGGCAGACGGTGTGGCCGAACGGCCGCTACTCCGTGCTCGCCGGCTTCGTCGAGCCGGGCGAGTCACTCGAACGCGCCGTCGCCCGCGAGGTAGAGGAAGAGGTCAACCTCGTCGTCGACGACGTGCGCTACGTCGCCAGCCAGCCGTGGCCGTTCCCGTCCAGCCTGATGCTGGGCTTCACGGCCAGGGTGGTCGGCGGCGAGCTGCGCCCCGACGACCACGAGATCGTCGAGGCGCGCTGGTTCAGCAGGGACGGGCTCGCCGACGCGGTCAGGGCGGGCGAGGTGCTGCCGCCCAACCGAGTGTCCATCGCGCGGCGCCTCGTCGAGAACTGGTACGGCGGCCCGCTCGAGGGCTGA